TTCTTTGTGGTTGATGTTTATAATAGTCACAatataaaaaagagagagagagagagagcgagagagctAAAGTGAtgactaataaaaaaaagtagtgATCTCAAACTCagttttgcttttcttttaCCAAAGTTATTGCTTTTACTCACCGATACAAGACAATTCTGTAATTCAGAAAGTAAGTAGTTTATCTCATTTCTGGTCTTCATCAGTTTCTAAACTCATTAGAttctttgtttctgtttttatttcCCTCCCCCTTTCCTTTTGATATTTAACTTGAAAGATCAATAATAATTCAAGAAAATCTTAGCTTACCTTGTTGTACATGCATACACACTTACAGAATCTCCTCTGTGTATTTCAGAGTTCCAAGTTGTGTTTCTCAATGGATGCATCATTTCTCAAAGTCAACTGCTAAAAACCCAACAAGGTAAAACACACCTCAAAACCCACTCGGCATCTTTACTTGCTTACAGTGATTAATGCTTTACTATACGCTACAAAGTGGTTGTCTAAATGAATTAAGACTTTGGGCGTTGACTTGTCTTCAAAGAAAAGTCTGCTGTAACTGTCCATCACCAAATTCATTAACAAAAACAATACAACTTGCACCTTCCCCCTTTTTTCTTTAAGGAATTGGCTCCAATCACAACACTAACCTTTGCGAGTATTGGAAAGTTTTGGCATTGACAATGATTGTTTCTTTCTTAGGAGTGTTTGAATATATATTCATTCCGTGGCTGTCAATGAGTTTGCTTGTGTTTATTCTCATatgttatatatacttttactACTATATTAGGGGAGAGGGAGAAGCATTTAATGATAGTCCTGCATCTAGAAACCACTCAGATTTGATATGTCGTGCGGAAACTGCATTCCTTTTTGATTCTGTTAGATGTTGTTTTCATCTCATCTCATAtcaactcaatttttttttagtttgtgtgTTTGTCTTCTAGTCCATAAAGTTTTCTATCTTTCTTAATCTCTATGTGCAGGTAAACAGTCTCCTGATCTGGCTGACACTTGAGAGAGTTTCAGATGAGGTAAAGTTCTATTCATCTCTCATCCTGGACTCTTCTGTTTTGATGATGATATACAAAGAGCTTCATGGCTCAGTGAAGTATTTGTTTCCTCTCTTCACTCAGGTCAAATTAAAACCCAAAGGGACAATAAAGCTTTGATTTGTATTCAAATGGGAACGATGGCAGAATTGGGAAGCATGGGAAAGTTTGAAGAGCAGAAGCAATCTAAACAGATAGTCTTATATAGAGAATCAGCTGAAGAATGGCTATCCCACGTCCATTCTCTCATCCCATCCGTCCTCCACAAAGCCAAAACGGTTCCCAATTTCACAGGAAGATGGAAGACCATCATCTCCAAGATCCAACAGATCCCAGGCTGCTTATCCGACCTCTCAAGCCACCCTTGTTTCTCCAAGAACAAGCTCTGCAACGAGCAGTTGCAATCCGTGGCTAAAACACTCAACGAAGCCATGGAGCTCGCCGAGTTGTGTTCAGCTGACAAGTACGAAGGGAAGCTGCGTATGCAGAGCGATCTCGATGCTCTGTCTGGAAAACTGGATTTGAATCTAAGAGACTGCATGGTTTTGATCAAGACGGGAGTTCTAGGCGAAGCTACGTTGCCTCTGTACATCTCAAGCTCATCGGAAACACCCAAAATATCAAGTCTAAAGGAACTTCTGGCAAGGCTTCAGATAGGTCACTTGGAATCAAAACACAACGCACTGGAAAACCTGATTCGGGTGATGGAAGAAGACGAGAAGATGGTGATGCCTTTGATGGGAAGAGGCAACGTAGCAGCTTTGGTTCAGCTGTTAACAGGTTGCACAAGAATCAGAGAAAAGGCGGTGACTCTGATCAGCGTCCTAGCGGAATCAGGACACTGCGACGAGTGGCTCGTCTCCGAAGGCGTGCTGCCTCCTCTGGTGAGGCTAGTCGAATCAGGAAGCCTCGAAGCCAAGGAGAAAGCCGCGATCGCGATCCAGAGACTGTCGATAACAGAGGAAAACGCGAGGGAAATCGCAGGGCACGGAGGAATCACGCCGCTGATCGAGCTCTGCAAAACGGGGGACTCGGTGTCGCAAGCGGCTTCAGCAGCTGCGCTGAAGAACGTATCGGGAGTGGCGGAGCTGAGGCAGTTGCTGGGGGAAGAAGGGATGGTGAGAGTGTCGATACATCTTCTAAACAATGGGATACTGTTGGGATGCAGAGAGCACATGGCTCAGTGTTTGCAGAATCTCTCTGCAGCGAGCGAATCTCTACGCGAAGAAATTGTTTCGGAAGGCGGAGTCCCGAGCCTCTTGGCTTACATCGACGGCCCTCTGCCGCAAGAACCGGCGGTTACGGCGCTGAGAAATCTAATCCCGTCGGTAAACACGGAGACGTGGGTGGCTCTCAACTTGCTCCCACGATTAGCGCACGTGCTAATGTCAGGATCGTTAGGCGCGCAACAAGCAGCGGCGTCTGCGATCTGTCGATTCGGTAGCTCACCGGAGGCGAAGAGGCTAGTGGGAGAGTCAGGGTGCGTTCCGGCGATGGTGAAGCTGCTGGAATCGAAATCAAACGGGTGTAGAGAAGCGGCGGCTCAAGCGATTGCCGGATTGGTGACGGAGGGGAGAGTAAGAAGGGAGTTGAGGAAAGACGGGAAGAGCGTGACGAATCTGGTGATGCTGCTGGATTCGAACCCTGGAAACACAGCCAAAAAGTACGCCGTGGCGGGGCTATTGGGATTGGCGGGGAGCGAGAAGAGTAAGAAAGTGATGGTTTCGTACGGTGCCATCGGGTATCTGAAGAAGCTCTCGGAAATGGAAGTGATGGGCGCTGATAAACTTCTCGAGAAGCTTGAGAGAGGAAAGCTCAGAAGCTTCTTTCACCGCCGGTAAAAAAACACAAACGAAGTGATGTAACGTTTATATAACCGTTTAAGTACACTATTAAAAAGCCCGTTGGGCTTTAACTCTCTTAAGCTGATAAATATATTGGGCTATAAATATTCACTACAAGCCCGCAACGAAAAATTACAATCTTATTGCCttatttggtttttggttaCCATTTTACCGAATCACACAACATTTGTACTGTTCAAAAGTTGGAGACATTGGTGCGGTCAAAGAAAAGACCAGATGGGTGCCCATCAGCGACCAAAGCCAGCTTCACAGGACTCGCAGCGCCTTCTTCAACTGTCAAAATCCCAGTGTTGAAGTTGATCTCTGTGTTTACGAAACCAGGACAGACGCAGTTGATGATGATTGATTTGTTCTGCTTTGCCAAAACTCGTGTCAGTGCGATCACTCCAGCTTTCGATAGTATGTATCCAGACATTACTGTTGGCCAGCCTTTGTCTTGTAATGAGCCTTCTCTGTAATCCTTGAGGTACTCGTTCATCACTTCATCTATTTTCTCTAAAGTTAGATTCTCAGCATCACCCAGCACTCCTTTTGCCCATTCATTTGACACATTCTGTAGTCAATATAATAACactgttttaattaaaaaaaaaaaataaccgaGAGGCCTAGCCAAGCAGATGATAACATGATCCTTACTACTCTTTACCTGTAACATTCCCATGGTGGAAGCAATGCTGACGATTCTTGGGGAATCAGAAGCTTCAAGGAGAGGAATCATGGCCTCGCACATTCGCTTTACCCCGTAGTAGTTCGTCCTGATTGCCTCCTCCACTATCTCGTATGTATCGCTCATTATCTTTGAAATATCGGTAGGTGCACCAGCCTGTACTTAAAAgtcatcttatatatatatatatatatatctaagagTAGGCTacctctctcaagcttccttaCAACAATTTTCTTGAATGAGATGAAAGTAAGTTTATTGGGAAAAAACAGTACCTCCGCTATCTGAGCTTTGAGAACATCGACATTAACATTTGCACCTCCAACTCCGGCATTATTGACCTGTAGATATATATCACCAAACaaagaaattagaaaaaaaaatgagttcACTTAAGATTTAGCACTAAGCATACATATGAGATCCTGCCTAAATAATAACAAGTGTGATCTGTGGAAAGGGAGTTGCAACTGACTTAGATCTGCAAGTGAAACTGATAAATCGCAGACAAAAAGAGATGAAACTTGATTGacaaaaagattataaaaaagTACCAGAACATCGAGCTTCCCGAAGCGGGTCTTAACAAAGGAAGCAAGAGAAGCGATGCTGTCTGGATTGGAGACATCAAGTAGGTGAAAGAGGATGGCTTGATCAGAAAAACCATTCTCTCTCTTGAGCTTTTCGACAGCTTCGAGACCCTTCTTCTCATCTCTCGCTGTTAGAATCACAGTCATCCCATTTTTAGCAAGTTGCCTGCAGATCTCAAACCCAATCCCTTTGTTCGAACCACTTACAACTGCAACTCTGGCGCACACAAATCATATGAAAAGAAATCAAGTTACTTATATTGAAATCTCAAGACGAGAAGCTAGAGAGATAGGAAGCACAAACCTTGACTCTGCCATCGAATTGATCAGAATAGTCGATCAGCTATCTGTCTTCCTCGGCTTGAAATATACAGCTTAACTAACAATCAATGAGGAGGCCatttctgtatttatttatatttcgtTTGTATGGATAAAGAATAAATAAGTGCCACATGCATGAAAGACACACACCGCTagcttttaatatattttaataaattaactagattttgaaccgtgcaaccgcacgggtgtttgttttcacttttctatacataaattattgttttagaacataagtggtatatatttttaatgttaatcatatatttaaatatttatataactatttcaaatataataattttataatttatatgttataattaattgtttaaaccttatgtatttgccacttcttattatatatttatcttattgtatttgcatttaattattaagcaaattaatatattcatgaaaaaatatatttaaaaaatattttgtatttaatttatgctaaattctgacccgtatttcaaaactggatttctttttaccaatatttttatgcttattcattatagataatttattattatatatataaaagtgtaagatatattaatttttagacatgtattatatagtttgttaatttaagccgttctatcatcatattatattttaaataaatagtttatatttatgaaaataaaatttataaaattttcaattaaatataattttatcatatttattttagtataataattatattttaacatgatcatgactataaaagtagataaaataggatatattttatttattttcatttctaaacgataacttaaaatacattaagttattgtttaaatatttttacacagatttattagaattttttaaatataatatataaatatatattatatttaaatgaaaatatattatgattaaagtagttataaagattttatattattaattttaaagaaatacatgttaatttttatacatgtattatatagtttgataatgttaacccatcttaccaacatattagattttatttttgaacataaatattttataattacgaaaataaaatatataaatatataaatttaatacaattttattatatttagctcaatataataattttattttaatatgattgattatgatgatataataaataaaatattatagatttttttatttttcattttatataactgaatatattaatgtataataatattttaaactaatttcaaaattagtgaaaatatttaaatatcatttcgaaaatgaagattttgtaaaaatctttttaaacagatttgttagaattttaaaataaatatatttatatttaaaatgaaaagatatgaaaagatattatgattaaaatattttaaaaattctatttattattagtctgaattaaaatgtagtatgaatttctatgaataggtccattaagtccattttttaaaaaatcacacatgaatcaaggttgtgacttctgttttaatatataagatgataGACACCAATGTTTCCAAAGTATCAAAGCAGAAGAGATTGTTATTGCCAAAAAAAACTGATAGGAGTTGAGTTTCTTATTTGGTGGGAACCATATTGCTGTGCTGAAGTGTCAAAAGAAAGTCTCGGCACGTATTACAACACATGGAAAAACATTCCTTGCTTTTCCCCCTGCAAGAATATGGTTTTGTTCTTCTGAGAACAGAGACTTAAAACTCCCAAATGAGATGGATGGAGTAAATATTTACTCTTTAATTACATAAACTAATCTGTTCAAAGGAGACTTTCAACTTTTTCCATCAAAGTAAGAAACTACCAGGCAAAAGAAATGGCCACCACAAGAATGCCTAAGCTCCTTGTTCCTGCTAGAATGAAGAAACGGCCCCTCAGATTGCGAGTGTACCACCTCCTTCCATGATCTGGTTCTCCTCAGATGCATCCGACTCTTGAGCTTTTGGCTTACTCGTCGTCCTCGAAAAGCCGTACCCCAGAGAGCTTCCGCTTGCTTCACTTAGCTGCCATTACCgttatatacattatatatccTTCAAAGACCAAACCACATACggaatattaaaaaagaaagaaaaaagtatGAATTTGATCAACGCACCTCCGTTAGTTCAGACAGGTGACGGGTTCTGAACTCGTTGATCGTGTTTGCTATTTCTGATGTCGGTAGTTTGGCCTGTCAAGGTTTTGACCCACAAAATGATCATATATTCTCTGTGTATAGAATTAGCTATGTTTTACCTGAGCAAGAACAGCAGCTGCCAACTGTAGACTTGGCTCCAGAGTCTCTGGTACAAcctacatagtttttttttgtgatcgAGATATTTAATATATGACCAAGAAAGCATATGTCTTTATCTAGTCCGAAAGTGGAGGGGTTTGTGAACATTACTGCAGTAGCACCAGCTTTTTCAAGATTAAGACCATGAACAACGTCGTGTGCACGAACAAATGTCTTCACGTTGGGGTAGTACTTGCTCAGAGCCCACACACATCTGTAATTTGTTCCTGGTGCGTCTAAAGCAACCACAGCAGCACATGCTCTCTCAGCTCCAATTTTGTGGAGAACCTGTTTGTTTACACAAGTAAAGTAACGTTCAAATACTGGTATAGTTTGTAACTTTTTCATGATgcaacttctttttcttttcgtacCTCTCTACTACCAGCATCTCCAAAATAAACAGGAAGATCCATGGAACGGGCGATAGTCACTCTATCACTGCAAATAATATATGACATATTCAGGCAACCGAGGAATGGGCGTAAGAGATACGGAATTGTATATCAAAGAAGTTAAAACGTGATCTCAGTGTGTGTGGAAGTTACTGATAGTGCCCACATTTTCGGTTTGACAGGAGAAAAAAATGATATCCTCAACCCACAAAATGATGCAGGAAATGAATGAGCCATGTTACATTACCTGCTAACATCTAGGGCAACGAATGGGATAAGTCTTTCTGAAAGAAGCTGAGCAATTATCTGCAAGTAACAAATAGAAAGTGTCCAAGAAGTTAGAAACTCCAATATACCATGTGACGCAGACCCATTACACAGATGTTTTCGTCTAAAGAGCATCAACCTGACCAACTCGTCCAAATCCGCAAATAATTATGTGGTCTTGCAAATCATCCGTCTGCAAAATAAAATCAGTCAAGACTCAAGAAAGAGGGATTAGACATGAGATAGCGTTGTAATGATTTCCTGAATCAAAGAATGTGCGAGCATTGAAACAGAGTTAATACTCAAAATACGTCAAGAAAGAGGTAACATCTAGACTCCTACCTCACTTTCAACCGGCAATAAACTTCGAACATCATGCAACTCAAACCGGGATGCAATTAACTGGCCACCAGCAGCTAACCAAGGTGTGATAGCCATTGATATTCCCACCACAAGAAACAGTAACGAAGACAACTGAGGAGACATTATACCCTGTAAGAACCACATGTTAGGCTTTCATGTTTTCGAGAAACATtgcttattattatatatataaaaagacatGATATTGATAACAAACCTGATTGACAGCTTCTCCAAAAGCAACAAATGCAAACTCTCCGCCTGGGGCAAGAAGAAGTCCGGCTCTAATTGCAGATATGATTGAAATTCCGAATAATTTGCCCATGATCACGACTAATATAGTCTTTCCCACTATCAGGACCCCCAAAGTCCCCAATACGACAGGGAAATTAGAAAGAAGAAGTTTCGGATCTATAGACATGCCAACCTGAAATGAGTAAAACTATTTTGTTAGTCTTATGCCTGTGATTACATATGTTTACAGTTGAAACAAACATCAGAATCTCACAGAAGCAGAAGAAAATAATTCCTTTCACCATCAACAATTTCCTGATTCTTTCtcataaatgatataaataaagggataaactaataaattaccGTCATGAAGAAGAGCCCCAGCAGGAGACCACGATATGGAGCAATATCTGATTCCACTTGCAAGGAAAATTCTGTCTCCGCAAGGAGTAAACCCGCCAAAAACGCTCCTAATGCCATGGAAAGTCCAGCCTGATTTATAGAAACGAACAAATTTAGAAGGAAAGAAAGAATGGCATAATTGCAAATGGTGAAATGGCCAAATACCAACAAGATGAAGGTCATTACCCTAGCTGTCAGTAAACTAGTCCCAAGAATAACAAGCAGTGTATTAGCAGAGAATATCTCTGCGTTTCGATTTTCTGCAACTTGCTTGTAGATTGGTCGAAGAAACTGTGTGCCACAAGAGTGTCATCAATGCCTTATTAGATTATAACTCCAATGGAACATATGAATACCCAAAGCCTCTTCCTTTCGTAGCAAATTTCAAACGTTAAAGTATCTAAGACTTACAAGACGGCCACCAGCAATTATGGCAGTAATAGCAACTGCAGCTTTGACTGCAGCAAGTCCAAACGCTTCAGCAATGGCTTGAAACCCAATCTGAGAAGAACAGTTGAAAATTTAGCATTTTATCACTGAGACTTTTTAACAGATAGCCATACATTTCTTCTTAAGAGGAGCAGCAATTAAACTGTCAAAACTCTTACTTTGATTACTGCCAACACATGGCGTTATTGAACACAAAAGTAAACAGTACAGAAGGAAAAAAGGAAGCCTAGAGATGAACTTACCCCTCCTTTGGATGAATTAGGTGAAATAAGCGGGATGAGAATCAGTAAAACAACTACAGCTAGATCCTGTTGAAAAATATAACAAAGTGATCAGAAACTCCCAGCATCGAAGGATTTAGGAACTCTGTTCTGAACCGACCTGTAAAAGCAAGACGGAAAATGTAGCTCGTCCATGTCTAGATGTGCTCTCACCCCGTTCTTGTAGAACCTGAAAACCAAGtacattgtttttgtttctttccatTAATATCTCTATCTGGAATGCTGAATACAAGCAAAAATGTCACCTGAAGGACAACAGCAGTGGAGGACAGTGCCAGGCCGTTTCCGATAACTATTGCCGCTGGACCAGCCTGACCAGCAACATAATGGGCAATCAATCCAACTACTGCTGCTGTCACCAGAACCTAGAATACAACAATAGAAATGTAGATTATAGAACTTGGATCAATTATGTGGAATAAGACATGGGGATCTTCAGATAATCAAATTACCTGAGCGGAGCCTAATCCAAAAACATACTTCTTCATGGAACTCAGTCTTTCAACAGATAGCTGtcaaatcaaaagaaaacaaaattttgagctCTTCTACGGAACACAGATCAAAAGCAAAAGCACAGCATTCACATATATCAGTGAGTACCTCAAGGCCAATGTTGAAAAGCAAGAAAACGACTCCAAATTCTGCAATGGCCTTGGTTGCATGCACATTACGGATTATCGAAATACCATAAGGACCAATCAGAATTCCAGCTGCCAAATACCCAAGAACAGGACTGCCTGCACAATGAAGGCATCAAGACAGCACATTAGTCTCTATGCAACATGATTGCGAGACTAAATATGTTTTTGACTGATGAGACCCATGGAAATTGCAGGAGTTTGAGGGAAAGGGATGTATTGGAGAAATACAAAAGAGAATCCTACTACTTACCTCCAGGAATTTTCTGAAATAGAGGCACGAATATGACGCTTGCCAGCAGTAAGAACAAAAAATCAAGAAGCGAAGCCTCTTCCTCATTGACCTAATCATTGCAGAAGTTTCAGCCTGAAATCTATACAATTTGCGTGGGTCTACGAGAAAGAAcaaggaaggattattcataCCTCCTGGTGAGGGATCATTTCAAGCAATTTCTTAATTCTCTTGGGAAGTTTCTGCACTTGCCGGATCAATGGTTTCTTGTTGGAAGAGACATCTTCTGTACTAGTGCTGATAACATCTGGCTGTTGAAGCAGCTGATTGTTCCCGCCTACTCCGTTGGAGTATAATGTCAGTCTGGAACAATTAAGAAGCTCATACTTGACAAAAAGATCGAGTTTCATGTATTAAAATGATCCTTCAGAAAATGTGAAAACAAAGAGTAGAATTTGAAACTGACCCTGCTCCGAGTAGTGCAACCCCAAGAACTAGCTTGGGCCATTGCTGTCTGACAGAATCAACCAGACTCGCAAACACAGTCGTCTTCCCATCTGAattggaagagaagaaagatgcaGAAAAGAAACGAGAGGATTTATTAAACGATGCCTTGGATGCATTAAGAGAAGAACCCTCTTTTGGGAGATCTTTCTGTGTTTCTTGCTTCTTCAGAATCTTTGACTTTTCAGAATCTGATGCCAACACTTCGGAAGACTCAACACTTGGCTTTCCATTCTCATGACCGTTTGAATCATAAGACTGCGTTAGCTTTTGAGCCTTCTGACCAACATTATCAGGCAAATGATCAGCTGTGTTCTGTAGCGCTGAGAGATCTTCATGTATTTGTGTATCTCTTTCAGCCTCATGGCTACCACTTTGGATATTACTTGAGAGTACCACCTCATCGTGGAGGGGAGTTTCTTCATCCGGGAGTTGGCCTTGAGCTTCTTCTGGGGTCGGCGAGATGGAGAGAGACTTCTCAGCTCTATGCAAAGCAATCTCTGCATCATTAACGCGTTGAGTAGCCTCAAGCTCAAAAGCGACAGCTTGTTCAGCCAATTTCATGATATTAGCAACGTCCTCTTCTGCTTTCAAGGCATTGATCTGTATGGTCTCAGCGAAGTCATTCAACTTGTCGACTTCCTTCTGCAGCTCTTCTTTTTTGCTCTGCAAACCACTCAGTTGAGCTTCAGAATTTGCTAAGTTGAGTTGGCATTCTTTGATGTCATCCTTGGCAGCTAAAAGGGCTTCCTCCTTGTCTTTAAGAAGATCTGTTTTCTCAGCCTCTGGAGAACCATTAGTTTCAAGAGATTCCTCTACAACACGAAGCCTAGCCTGAGCGAGAGATAAGGCCATAGTAGCCTTATGAAGAGCTTCTTTAGCAAGAGATTCCTCATCAACAGTATCTCGGATGAGATCAAGAGTATTGTTAACCTGAAGCCAAACACTAGCGGCTTGATCCTTTAGTGATATTGCAGTTTCAGAAATCCTCTGAGCCTTATCGTCGAACATGGTACTATTGAGCCTGGCAACTTCCAGTTCTTCGGTAGCCTTGTGAAGTAACTCCCTGAGTTCCTCCAAGCTGTCAGATTCGTTTCCTTCACTGTGAACATTAGCTTCAACATTGCGAGCATCAGCTAGAGAATGTGACCTAAATCCAAAGGAGACTAGTCGAGTTGGCTTTGAACTAAAAACTCTTGAAGGAGGAGTATTCAAAGTCAAAGTAGCACTTAGAGAGACATTCCTCCTCAGTGgattagaataataattatccCAAAATCTGGTGAACCGAGAAGGCAAGCAGTGACTCATACCACCACGAACCAAACTCGGACGAGAAAAATCCATTTCGAATCAAAACTTTGCGACTAGGAGGAACCACCTGTGGAGGAAGTCGAAAATCAAAATCTCAGATACTTAGGAAATCCCCTTAAAACGAAATGCAAAAGCGAAGA
Above is a window of Brassica napus cultivar Da-Ae chromosome A10, Da-Ae, whole genome shotgun sequence DNA encoding:
- the LOC106370836 gene encoding protein CELLULOSE SYNTHASE INTERACTIVE 3; protein product: MGTMAELGSMGKFEEQKQSKQIVLYRESAEEWLSHVHSLIPSVLHKAKTVPNFTGRWKTIISKIQQIPGCLSDLSSHPCFSKNKLCNEQLQSVAKTLNEAMELAELCSADKYEGKLRMQSDLDALSGKLDLNLRDCMVLIKTGVLGEATLPLYISSSSETPKISSLKELLARLQIGHLESKHNALENLIRVMEEDEKMVMPLMGRGNVAALVQLLTGCTRIREKAVTLISVLAESGHCDEWLVSEGVLPPLVRLVESGSLEAKEKAAIAIQRLSITEENAREIAGHGGITPLIELCKTGDSVSQAASAAALKNVSGVAELRQLLGEEGMVRVSIHLLNNGILLGCREHMAQCLQNLSAASESLREEIVSEGGVPSLLAYIDGPLPQEPAVTALRNLIPSVNTETWVALNLLPRLAHVLMSGSLGAQQAAASAICRFGSSPEAKRLVGESGCVPAMVKLLESKSNGCREAAAQAIAGLVTEGRVRRELRKDGKSVTNLVMLLDSNPGNTAKKYAVAGLLGLAGSEKSKKVMVSYGAIGYLKKLSEMEVMGADKLLEKLERGKLRSFFHRR
- the LOC106370838 gene encoding (+)-neomenthol dehydrogenase; the encoded protein is MAESRVAVVSGSNKGIGFEICRQLAKNGMTVILTARDEKKGLEAVEKLKRENGFSDQAILFHLLDVSNPDSIASLASFVKTRFGKLDVLVNNAGVGGANVNVDVLKAQIAEAGAPTDISKIMSDTYEIVEEAIRTNYYGVKRMCEAMIPLLEASDSPRIVSIASTMGMLQNVSNEWAKGVLGDAENLTLEKIDEVMNEYLKDYREGSLQDKGWPTVMSGYILSKAGVIALTRVLAKQNKSIIINCVCPGFVNTEINFNTGILTVEEGAASPVKLALVADGHPSGLFFDRTNVSNF
- the LOC106370839 gene encoding K(+) efflux antiporter 1, chloroplastic-like, whose amino-acid sequence is MDFSRPSLVRGGMSHCLPSRFTRFWDNYYSNPLRRNVSLSATLTLNTPPSRVFSSKPTRLVSFGFRSHSLADARNVEANVHSEGNESDSLEELRELLHKATEELEVARLNSTMFDDKAQRISETAISLKDQAASVWLQVNNTLDLIRDTVDEESLAKEALHKATMALSLAQARLRVVEESLETNGSPEAEKTDLLKDKEEALLAAKDDIKECQLNLANSEAQLSGLQSKKEELQKEVDKLNDFAETIQINALKAEEDVANIMKLAEQAVAFELEATQRVNDAEIALHRAEKSLSISPTPEEAQGQLPDEETPLHDEVVLSSNIQSGSHEAERDTQIHEDLSALQNTADHLPDNVGQKAQKLTQSYDSNGHENGKPSVESSEVLASDSEKSKILKKQETQKDLPKEGSSLNASKASFNKSSRFFSASFFSSNSDGKTTVFASLVDSVRQQWPKLVLGVALLGAGLTLYSNGVGGNNQLLQQPDVISTSTEDVSSNKKPLIRQVQKLPKRIKKLLEMIPHQEVNEEEASLLDFLFLLLASVIFVPLFQKIPGGSPVLGYLAAGILIGPYGISIIRNVHATKAIAEFGVVFLLFNIGLELSVERLSSMKKYVFGLGSAQVLVTAAVVGLIAHYVAGQAGPAAIVIGNGLALSSTAVVLQVLQERGESTSRHGRATFSVLLLQDLAVVVLLILIPLISPNSSKGGIGFQAIAEAFGLAAVKAAVAITAIIAGGRLFLRPIYKQVAENRNAEIFSANTLLVILGTSLLTARAGLSMALGAFLAGLLLAETEFSLQVESDIAPYRGLLLGLFFMTVGMSIDPKLLLSNFPVVLGTLGVLIVGKTILVVIMGKLFGISIISAIRAGLLLAPGGEFAFVAFGEAVNQGIMSPQLSSLLFLVVGISMAITPWLAAGGQLIASRFELHDVRSLLPVESETDDLQDHIIICGFGRVGQIIAQLLSERLIPFVALDVSSDRVTIARSMDLPVYFGDAGSREVLHKIGAERACAAVVALDAPGTNYRCVWALSKYYPNVKTFVRAHDVVHGLNLEKAGATAVVPETLEPSLQLAAAVLAQAKLPTSEIANTINEFRTRHLSELTELSEASGSSLGYGFSRTTSKPKAQESDASEENQIMEGGGTLAI